In the genome of Xenopus tropicalis strain Nigerian chromosome 10, UCB_Xtro_10.0, whole genome shotgun sequence, the window CTTTTCaagaaaaaatgttccatttgcatACGCAGAACTTGTGGCCTTCTGTGCATGTTCGTTGATGTCATGAAATTACATCATTAGGCCCTGCCCCCCAAATTTGCGCCAATCCCCTGGACAGCTCTGCTATTATACAGATACCAATTAtacagaaagatctgaattacaggaatgctAATTCCTTGTTCTTGACTAATTTGCTTTGAGCATTAAGTGATGGGAAAAAGACCAGTGCACATGCACAGTCACTTTGTTCGGGGACTCCCTTTAGACCACATACGCAGCGCCGAATTTCCGTTTTGAGGCCCACCCCCTGGTCCCCACAGGATCGCACATATGCGCACACCCaatgctccatatgggagcaaatttTACATGCagctgggcagcatgctgccccttaATTTATGCCACCCTATGCCCGGACCTTGCCACAAATCGGGGGCCTGCAAATACACACTTTTCTGTCACCACAGTTGGAGGTAGACATCTGAAATTCGTGGCAATACCGCCCCCTCCCCCAGcttaacacatacacacacatttgtaATGCTGGATAAATTTAACATTAAACAATGCCATAATTGAGTGATGCTTTGTTTAAAAGTTATAGCTTATGATAAGGCTGAAGGTGGGCCCAatttattagggttgccacctggctggtattttatggGCCGGGGTggcaaaaatgatgcttgattTCAATGTTaacaataggtaaaaaaaagttaaaaatataggaaggtatttttttccagaaaagggggcAACTCTACCCTGTAATGGtgggtttatttataaaaacaacagCACCAATGATGCCAAGGGCATAACTATATGTGGAAACATATAGTTGGGGGCCCAGAAATCAAATTGGCCCAGCAAGACATTTATGAAAGATCATTTTCCCAAATTTTAGGgcagccctaaaatgattttttatgtGGTCCAATAGCCTCTAGTTATATTGTGTAGTCACTTGGCAAAGCATTATAACCTTACCAATATTTTATATCTAGATTTTAGATAATGGTCTTTAAAATATTCACTAAAACATATTGATACGTGGAGCTTTCTAAACTAGTTTTTCTAACATTCCACATAAAGGGTGGTTGGCAAACATCCGCACTAGCGGAGGGCGGAAGTACACGGGTTGGTTGGCAAACATCCGCACTAGCGGAGGGCGGAAGTACACGGGTTGGTTGCCAGGCATCTGGAGTAGCGGAGGGCGGAAGTACACGGGTTGGTTGCCAGGCATCTGGAGTAGCGGAGGGCGGAAACCGTGAAGTTGGCTGGCGGAAGTGATTTGTCTACTGACGGCCAGGTTTGGATGAACAATGGCGGTGAATGGTCGGAAGCGGCTTCTGCAGCTGGTGACACGGTTTGGGGTTCTGCTTCTTACCCGGTGCCCGTTTTGGTTCTGCTTTAGCCAGCTGATGTTGTATGCGGAGCGGGCCGAGGCCAAGAGGTACTGTTCCTTCCTCTCTCAAACACTTacttttaaatgcatttacatGCACACACTAATGCTACCGtgcaatgaatgaatgaatgaatgaatgaatggggCTATTGTACAAGGAGGGGGCCATtctctctgttctctgctctgCTGCTTCTGACTTGGGAAACAGAGGCTCCCTGATGTACAGACCTGCtacattgtatcaggagtcagaacctgtaGTTCTGAGAATATAAAGAGCCAGACAATAGTTGCTTGGAAtggtattttcttttattagggacAATTGTGTTTTTGGTTTTACAGCCCCTTTAAATGCCTCCTGGCACTTTTTCGTCATCATATTGATCTTTCCAGCAAGTAAGCATGGCCAACAGTGCACCTCCTTGAGTCAAATGTTAAACACAGTTTTGCTGAgggatattttccctttaaggtcTGTTAGACCCCTGAGGCATACCTGGTGGGGGAGCAGAGGCTGGGAGTTTCCCTCTCCAAACATGACACTAGGGTTACTGACAATCAGCTGTAACGTGACCCTTTTAGTACTAatgtgggctgtgctgaactcttAAAGACTGGGCATATCTCTATTTTGtccctctaagggctctggcacacggggagattagtcgcccgcgacaaaactccctgttcgcgggcgactaatctccccgagttgccttcccctgccatcccaccgacaaaaACGTAAGTcgaccggtgggatggcagacgcggcggcgcgattttgcgcaaattgcCGGAATAGCCTCGCGATGCAACTTCGGCGAtgtgcgcgaaatcgcgccgccgcgtctgccatcccaccggcgacttacattgttgccggtgggatggcaggggaaggcaactcggggatattagtcgcccgcgaacagggagttttgtcgcgggcgactaatcttcccgtgtgccagagccctaaaggtggccacacacttggcgatttgcaatctttggtcgcacgaaagattgtacaatcagccacacactgttcagggctgaaacggcagataaggaggtagaaacaataggatttctacctccttctgccgattcagcgctgaaggcagattttggtcaggcgccttctatggcgcccgatcaaaatcttttaactggcccgatcggcgagtcgaccgatatcagcaggttcctgcaatatcggtcgactcgccgacttgccatacatgcaccaaataacgtggtttcatacgatattatcggtgcgtgtatggccagctttaaaggtgGTTGTTGGAATCTAACATCCCTCTGGATTAACCCATCCCAATTGCTGAGCCTGCCTCTCCTCCCCTTGCTAGTCCGTTTGGTAGGTCACATTCATTTTACCCTCTGGGTGGGACCGTGTGGGGGGTTCCACAAATACAtgtcattttaaagggaaagttcacctttacagtaaaggaacagtaacaccaaaaatgaaagtgtattaaagtatttaaaatataatgtactgttaccctgcacaggtaaagttgtgtatttgctaaagtaacagtactatagtttatataaataagttgctgtgtagccacgggggcagccattcaacctggaaaaaaggagaaaaggcacaggttacatagcagataacagataagctctgtagaagataatggggctttatctgttatctgctatgtgcctgtgccttttctcctttgaatggctgcccccatactacacatcagagtatttatataaattatagtagtctttctgaggcaaacacaccagctgtaccagtgcagggcaacggtacataatatcataattatttttatacactttcattttttggtgttactgttcctttagcttttagtatgtttaaGATGGGCCTATTATAATCATCTTATGCAGCTGGTAGCTCTTTGGTCataaggggtcactgaccctggcaacaatAATAACAGTTGACTGTAAAGCTTCCAGTTTATAGTTATTCATGCACTGTGGCCTCTGAATAGCTGACTTCACAGCTCTTACTGAGGTGTTGACTGCTGTGCCTTTGCAGGAAGCCTGACATCGCTGTGCCGTATCTGTACATTGACCTCGCTGTTGCCGTTCTCTGCGCCAGTTTCATGTCCTTCGGGGTGAAAAGGCGCTGGTTTGCACTTGGTGCTGCTTTACAGCTTGCCATCAGCACCTATGTGGGTCACGTTGGAGGACACGTTTATTATGGTGACTGGCTAAAGGTAAACAAAGCATTCTGTCTTGCGTCTCAGTGTTTACTTACATCTAATTCAGTCTGCTagctttattatttttgttatgctCATGACTTGTAAGTACCTGCAGTATTTACTTACCCCCTGTTCCACAGGTCCGGATGTATTCCCGTATCATTGCTGTCATTGGTGCCTTCCTGGTCTTGGCCAGCGGTGCAGGAGAGATTTACAGGCAGAAACCACGCAGTCGCTCATTGCAATCCACGGGTCAGGTCTTCCTTGGTATTTACCTCATCTGTGTGGTAAGTAACCACTGATCTCAGTATATTTGCAATAAGGGATCTGAAAGCTACactcccttaagggctctggtacactaatctccccgatatgataTGCCATagacgaaaatgtaaatcgccggtgggatgtcatatcggggagattagtcacccgcaacaagggagatttgttgcgggcgactaatctccccgtgtaccagagccctaaagctgggTGCCAAGAACCAAATGgtaaaatacatacaataaaggtGGTCCGCGCTCCAGTATCTGTGCAACCATGTTTGACTGGCTCCCACTGACTCCCATGATTCATTAGATGATACACTGTGCTAGTTTTCTGCAAAGACATTATAACAAAATCAGAGGGGAGATGAAAAAGAAAGATTGTGGCCAGTCAGTCTAACACAATGGCAGCTTAGCCAAGGCTGAGTCAGCAACACATTGTTAGAAGCTAGGGTAAATAGTGCTTTGGGAGAAGAAGATAAGCCTATGGACCTACATGTGAAGCTGATTGGCAGGAAAGGAGTCAAATGAATAATAGAACCATTTATGTGGATGGGCAAGTATGGTGAGCTACTCTGTGATACTAACTCATTGCCATTATCCCCAGGCATATACCCTGCAGCACAGTAAAGAAGACCGACTGGCTTATCTAGACTTCCTTCCAGGAGGCGAGCCAGCCCTGCAGATTCTCTTTGTACTCTATGGTGTTCTGGCTCTGTCCTTCCTCTCTGGATATTATGTACGTTCTACATCTCAGGTTTTGGCTGTATTGCTGCCCTTTTCACTGCTCCTCATTGATGGCAACCTTGGCTACTGGCACAGCGTCAGGAAGGTGGAGTTTTGGAATCAAATGCGGTTGATTGGTCAGAATGTGGGCATCTTTGGGGCGGTTGTCATATTGGCCACTGATGGCTAAATTACAGACAGTGCCGCCCTCTGAGTCAGGGACAGAAGTGTATATTATGTTAACTGACTTTGTAAGCAGTTAGCAGATATGCCATCATGGCAGCGGAACCACACTCACTGCAGAGCGGTCCTCCTCCATTTCGGTTTCAGCTGCTGTTTATCATCTATTGGAATGCCCCAGTCCTGGCCAGGAGGACCCCGGCATGTCATCTTGAACCACTGACAGACTTAGGAAAGGGTTGGAGCACCTGCACCCCATCACTTCATGACTTGAAACAGTTTACACTTTTAAAGAACCTTCCACAAAAAATgccttttaaatatataaacgcAGACAATGCATCTGTTTTATTGGTCCTTCTTCAAGCTGGGTTCATACGGACCACGCAGAGCATCTCGCCTTTGCATGGGGTCACTACTGCTGTAATGGTCTTCTCTAGTTATCAGTGCCAGAGCAGAATGATGTCTGTGGGAGCTTGTCCTAATAAATGTCTTTTTGTCTGCTGGTCAGTTATCCACTCTCATTCTCTGGTGTTGGAGAGACACAGTTCTTTTAATCTTACAAAATTATCATCCCCAAACTACAATTTATACCAGTATATAATGGTCAGTGTTCATTGTGCTTTACCCTATGGTTACATATATGTTTACAGTGGAAACCTGGCatatgttgctgggagttgtacttctaCATTTAAATGACTGCAGACATTTCtaatataagggctctggcacacggggagattagtcgcccgcgacaaatctccctgttcgcgggcgacttatctccccagagtgccatcccaccggcgaaaatgtaagtcgccggtgggatggtagttcggggagattagtcgcccgtgacaagggagatttgtcgcgggcgactaatctccccgtgtgccagagccctaagatgtcACCTAGGAAACCTTAGGAATtccctatttatagctttgaggCCACAGACTCACAGGTTAGTTAATGGAAATTTTAAGGGGACATattttgtgaaaaacaatattgtgccaattaaTTGAagtcatatatatacatttatatgaaaaagtttgggaaccccctcttaattctttggagttttgtttttttattggctgggctttcaaagtagcaacttccttttaatatataacatgccttatggaaacagttgTATTTCAtcagtgacataaagtttattggattaataatagcagaaaatatgcaatatgtgtCATAAGAAAATTAGACCGGTGCATAGGTTTGGGCACTCCAACAGatatattacatcaatacttagttgagcctctttttgcaaatgtaacagcctctagacgccTCCTATAGACTTTGATAAGTGTCTGACttctggatggcggtatttttgaccattcgtacaaaatctctccagttcagttaaatttgatggctacCGAGTAtggcctgcttcaaatcatcccatagattttagATGATATTTAAGTTGGGGGACTGTGagggccattccagaatattgtacttctccctctgcataaatgccttttaAGATTtcaaactgtgtttagggtcattgtcttgttggaatatccaacccctgcataacttcaactttgtgactgatgcttaaACATTATCCtaaagaatttgttgatattgggttgaatcatccgaccctcgactttaacaagggccccagttCCTAAACTGGCCACACAGctccacagcatgatggaacttccatcaaatttgacagtaggtagcaggtgttttggAGTGCGG includes:
- the tmem101 gene encoding transmembrane protein 101 is translated as MAVNGRKRLLQLVTRFGVLLLTRCPFWFCFSQLMLYAERAEAKRKPDIAVPYLYIDLAVAVLCASFMSFGVKRRWFALGAALQLAISTYVGHVGGHVYYGDWLKVRMYSRIIAVIGAFLVLASGAGEIYRQKPRSRSLQSTGQVFLGIYLICVAYTLQHSKEDRLAYLDFLPGGEPALQILFVLYGVLALSFLSGYYVRSTSQVLAVLLPFSLLLIDGNLGYWHSVRKVEFWNQMRLIGQNVGIFGAVVILATDG